The stretch of DNA GTCCGGCTTAAGCTCAACACCCTTTTGGTGATGTCGGGGAGCGACTGAAAATGTGGATTTTCGATCCAAGCGGCGTCCGCGTAGTATGGGCGATCATCCGGTTCAAAGCCGTGCCGTGCGGGCACAGTTTTGACTCGTGTGGCAGTCTGCCCGTCAACGGTACTTTGCGGTAACACATGGATGAGTTTCAAGAACGATTTTTGTCTCTCCGCGTAGTCCCTACCGCGTCTGGGACTGGGCGTCAAGACCACGATGTAGAAGTTGTGGAAGAGGGCCGTGCTCTTGAAGCGCACGCTCAGTGAATCCAGCGCCTGCCTGGAGTACCCGCCGCTTCGCAAGTGACCTGTCAGCAGGCACTCGCCGAAGTCTGTTTCGACGTGCAGCATTGTGCCTGTCTTGTTGAACTGTTTGAGCTTGCGGGAAGGTTCGGTGTCGGTCATGACGCGCCATCCGAGTTCGAGCAGGCTCAGTCGGACGTAGGCTTTACTGATTTGAACTTGCAGGCTTTCTGCCTGACTGGCAATGTCGAACGTGGCGAGACGGCCATGTCCAAGGACGATGTACATGGTTCCCATCAGCGTGTCGATTCTGCCGAGTATCTTCTGATCGAGCGCGAACTGAAGCCGGTCGCCGAATGCGGCCACGGCTTCATCGTGGGTCCATGCTCCCTGCTGGTTGTAGAGAACATCAAGTGCTTGCTTCTCGGCGTCCGTGATGACGACGCGCTGATTCAGGCCCTTTTTGATCAGAGGTGGAGGTGTGGTCATGCGGCTCCTCTTCGGGCACGAGTGACCCCAGGAAATCTGGGGTCTGCACGGCTCCGGTTGAACTTCAGTTGGTGCGCTTGGCGGGCACGTGTTCCGCTGCGACGTTGACCGCCGCTTCTGCAGGTGCTGGGTTCTCAGCCGGCATGTCTACTTCTGGTTGTCCGCCTTTGCCGAGCTGGTTGTCTTCTTGATCTGTTTGCGCTTCTTTCTGCCTGATTTCGGTGCGCTTTTTTCTGGTTCAGTGACGGTACTGGCATTCAGCGCGTCACGGCGCATACGGGCGAGTGCCCTTAGGTCGTCCACGTTGTTGTTCAGCCGCTCTTCGGTGGTGGTGAGCGTGCCAGTATTGGCCATGATCAGGTGACGTGCGGCGAGCTGCTGAGTGCTGATCCAGCGGGCGGATTTATCCGTGAGCAGCACGAATTCCTCGTTGTGGGTTTCGGTCTTTTCCTGGCCCTGAGCATCCAGATAAGTGATGCTGAATTCCCAGCCTGCTTCGGGTACGGCTTCGATCCTTCCGGCACGAAGGGCGTCTTTATAGCCCGAGAGGAGTAGGCACACTTCATTTCTGGGCTGAAGGGCGAGCAACGCACTGAATCGGGTGAATGCTGGGTCAATCATGGGAACCTCGGGGAGAGTGAGCGGTGAGTTCTGGGCCTGCCTCTAGTGTCCCTGCGCGAGGGTGGTTTTTTTATTGATGGCAAGTGTAATCCTGCTTTGGTGTGCTGTACTGATGGTCTCTTTCCGCCTGTCTTCGTGGTGATTTGGCCTCTCTCAGCGGCGTTAATGATGCTCTGGGCGCTGTAGGATCAAAGCCGCCGTACAAGGTGCTGTATCTCAGGACCCCGCTCCACGGACTTGCTGCGAGCTAAAGATGCCCGGAAGTCAGTTCACGCTGGCAGATGTGCCCGTCGGTGACGGTGGCACTGCAATGACGATGTGACAGGTCAGCAAAAACCCACTGGGTCAGTAGAATAGTCTCAGCTTGCGTTTGGTGGTCTCATCTCCTGGGTGTTGCTTGTCGGTGGTGACGGAGGCGGCATGTGCGCCCGCTTTGAGCATTCGGCCGAGGGAGAACAATACGACTTTCTGGAGCTTTGTTTTGCGGAGGGTGGTTGTGACGCTACATGTCGTCGGCGTTTTTCTGGCTTGACTTTCGGCGGCGTACGTGGGTGTTATTTTCTCTCTCAGCTCAATCGGTTCGTTACGTTTGTCTGGTCAGTTGAGTGAATTTCATGCAGCGGCATTCTCAGGCTGTTATGTCCACTTTCAAAAAGCAGCACCCTTTTCTGCGTGTGATTCAGGTGACAGCTCTCAGTTGAAGTCGCGCGGTGCTGGCCTTGGCGTGATGATAGAAATTCTCGATTTAGGCATGCAAATTCAGAAATTCCGAGCGCACTTCCGCTGCTTGAAGCCAAGTGATTGCCATTCGCCACACCACGGAAATTGATGTGATTGTTCCGGGTAGAACGGGACCCGTAAGGGTCTTGTCTGCTGTTCAATACAATTATTTTAGGAGCTGAGGATCAATGGTTGATGGTCGCCGCCATCAAAGTTAGAAACGTCACGCAGCGGCCACGTGGCTCCGCAAATGATCCATGCGGATCACCTCGGGAACTGTGTATTCGCTAAGGCAGCCTGATCAGGAACAACTGATGTCGGACGCCCTTTGCAGTCATGCAGATCTTCTCCCGGTGGCGCAGCGCTTCGCCGAACGACGGGCCAAATTTGACACCGCAGGTTTAGTCAGACGTTGTAAAATTGATAGGACTTTCCAAGAATGGTGGAAGGCTCCAACGGTCATCAAATTGCTAAAGATGCGTGTTCATTATGGATGCAAATGAGCCTGACGAACGCTGCGTATTGGCTTCCTTGAGCGTCAGCAATACAGAGCTTGATGCACCAGTTGGCAGGTGTTACGTACATCGTCCATTTGACCTGTGAAGTCTTCCAAAACTGGATTAACGCTGTAGGAATCTCACCACACTTCCCACAGCGAGATTGTTGCCTCGACCAGACGGTATGAAGGCTGGGCACAAGTGATTCTCCTTGAGCGCGAGGCGGGGTGCTGGTGATCAGCGGTGACGCCGGACATCAACGCCGCCGTACAGTCCACCGACGATCTCGCGGACGACTCGTGCGAGCGAATTGTGCGGCTTTTCGATGTCCGTGGTGAACCGGATTTCCTTGAGTTTGAGTTGTCTGCTGACACCGCTGAGCGACTGGCGGATTTCCGAGGTCATGTTCATGGCTTTCGAGTTGTTCCACAGCTGGCCAATCCACGGGTTGCTGTTTCGAATCATCACTTCGCTGCCGCGCGGCATGATTTTGAAGGCCCACTCGGTTGCTGCCGCTTCGGCCATGCCGAGGTTTGGAGTGGGGAGTGTCTGCACGTAACGGTGCGCGTAGTTCTTGCCCCACAGCAGCGCCGCGACGTAGGCGTTTCGCTCATCGGTGACCGAGGCGGTGTACAGGTGGTAATCGGTCAGGCGCGGCCCCAGGACGCCTTCCGCCGAGAGGGTGGCGAGCGTGCTGCCCAGATCGTGCGGGAGCGGGTAGGCGAGTCTGACTTTGCAGCGGTTGCGCTGGATGAATTCGAGGGACGCTTGCGTGTAGTTGCCCGGCTGCCACAGCACCTTGTGGCTGGTGGTCAGCAGAATGTCTGCGGGTGCGGGACTGTTGCTCAGAGCGATTTCCAGCGCGTGAGGGAGCGCCCTGTCGAGCGGTTCGGTGGTCGGGTAGCGCATGAAGCGTAGGTTGTAGTGGTCGCGCACACAGATGCCGATACTCTGGGTGTTCACCTCCTGCTTATCCCGGATGGACACGATGGTTACAGTGCACTGCTGCCGAGTTGCTGTTCCTTGCGACTGGCGTGTGTCCGGACTTAAGTTCACTCCCGGCTGCATGGACTGGTGGTACTCGGTTCTGTCCCGGTCTTTGCCTGCCGAGTATGTGCGCCGGTTCGGATTGGGTCCTGGTGGCGTCGTCTGCTGTGGTGGGAGCGGTGTGCGCCCGGTTGGTGTGAGGACGGTGCTGGCTGCTTCTGAATGCGGAGCAGGTTTCGTCTTGGCGTGCAGTGGTTTGGCCATATGTCAGTGTGACCTCCCCGTGGGTGAAATTTTTCGACACAGCCACTGCGGTGACAGCTTTGGGTGCGTCTGCGGTGCCGATTGCGGCCGCCTGGATGCTGATGTTTTCCTGCTGTGGTACGGCGGGCATTTGCATGACCGGGATGAAGATCAGTTTGAACACGCTGTGCAGCGGTATGGCTCCGACCTGGTTGACAATCCCAGGGTTGAAACCCTCATCGTTACCCACAAGTGGCGCAAACTGAAGAATGGACACCAATTGGTTAGATGCCCGGCAATGGGCGGAGGAGCAATGGAGTTCTCTCGACCTTGGGGATAGACGGCGAACAAAGCGAGCTGTCAGCTTAGGGGCGGCACTGGCACGGTTTCCAGAGGGCTCCCTGCCGCAGCAATGTGGTTGCTGGAGCGATGTCAAAGCGGCCTATCGACTGCTTGACGAAGAGCGCTTGAGTCATGAATTGCTATCAGCCGTTCACTGGCAACATACCCGACGGGCAGCGCAGTCTGCGCTGCCCGTCCTCTTCATTCAGGACACAACTGAGCTCGATTTCAGCCCACACGTCGCCACGACTGGTTTGGGTCATATCGGTGACACACGCGGGCGCGGATTTCTGATGCATTCAGCGCTTGCAGTCACACCGACATCCAGTGGAGCCAGCGTCCTCGGCCTAGCGTGGCAGCATGTCTGGACGAGGACAGAGCGACACAAAGGACATGAAACCCGTACAGAACGTGCAGGACGACATACGGAATACGATGTCTGGGCTGATACTGTACAGGCGATCGGCGGTGTGCCCCCTGGTTGTACTTGGATCAGTGTGGGGGATCGTGGCAGTGACGTGTTCAGTTACCTACGGATCGCACGGAGCCTCCAGTGGCAAGTGGTCATGCGGGTGGCCCAAAACCGCTGCGTTGAAACCAATGAAGGTTCACAGCGTCTTATGGAGTGGATGCGGGCAAAACCACCGGTCACGACCACACTGCTGAAGTATCGAGACCCCAAAACCCACGTCGTCACGCCTGTTCAGCTCGGTATCGCCTTTGACACCTGCCAACTGTGTGCGCCCAGAAATGGCCCTGAGCGGGGGTTCCCCGCTCAACGGGTATGGTGCGTTCGTGCCTTTGACCTCGCAACTTCGGGCGATGCCGTGGAGTGGCTTCTGGTCAGCACGCTTCCGTGCCTCACGGTGGAAGCTGCTCTGGAGCGCCTCTCCTGGTATTCGTTACGCTGGAACATCGAGGAATATCACAAATGCCTCAAATCAGGCTGCCGAATGGAAGCCCGGCAACTCCGTTCTGGGAAGCGTCTTCACAGGTTGCTGGGCTTCCTCGCCATCGTCGCTGTGCGTTTATTGTGGCTCCGGAATGCTTCACGTGAAGATGGGGATCAACTGGCTCGCCAGTTGATCCCTGAACCACTCTGCCGAGTAGTCGCCTATCGACTTCATCAACCTGCAACATCCCTAACCTTACGTGTCTTTTGGCGTGCTGTAGCAAATTTAGGAGGGTTTCTGGCACGTAAGAGTGACGGAGAACCAGGTTGGCAGACGTTGTGGAGAGGTTGGATGCGATTGCTTGATCTTACCTGGTGCCCGCCTGCCCCCTCACCCTAATTTGTGGGTAACGATGAGGGTTGAAACCCTGGGATTCTTCGTTGAGCTTGAACGGAGAAAAGCTGAGGCGTTTCAGAGTCTGGTGTGTCTCGCGGTGGTCAAACACCGCCTCCTCAGTCAGAACCGCTGAAATTCACCGAAATGTTCTCCACGGCTTTCCCGATTACGTCTTTCAGAAAGATGTTCGCCGCACTGTTCAGGTCCGCATTGATTCGCAGGCCTCTCACGGTGCGGTACAGTCTGAGGTTCCTACCGTCGTCGGTCCAGTCCAGTTGCACTCCAAATCTTATCTCACCCCGCCTGGTTCAGGCGGGCGAATGAATGGGCCGAATGGTTATTGAGCGGGCTGTGTGGGCGCACCTCCCTACCTCAACTTGGATTTGCTCTCGTCCAGTCTTCAACACTGAGTCCTGGCACACGCTCGAACTCGCTTACGTTGTTCGTCACTAAGGTCAATCCGCAGGCGACCGCCGTGGCCGCGATCTGGAAGTCCAATGGTCCGATCGGTTTCCCAGCCCGTTCCAGCTCGGCCCGGATGCGTCCGTAAGCATCGGTCACCTGTGGGTCAAAGGCAATGACCGCCATCTGCGCCGAGAAGTCGTAGTAGGCAGCCAGATTATGTTCTACCCGTTCGCTTTTATACGCCCCATGCAGCAGTTCGGCTTCGGTCACGGCACTGATGCCTACCTCACCGGGTCGCAGCGTCTCGAAGCGGGCACGCACCGTCTGCGGCTTGTTCTTGATGATGAAGATACAGATGTTGGTATCGAGCAGATACTGTAGAGGAACAGCTGAAAAACTCAGAACGTCTCCCGCTCCTGCGACTCACCCTGCTGACGACCTTCCGGCAGAAAGTCGTCACCGATCCTTGCCAGGGCGTCGAACGCTGAGGCGAGTGTGGTCTGGGGACGCAGGGGGCGAACGATCAAAGTGTCGCCGTGCCGGACGACTTCAACCTCGTTGGCGTCTAAGCGCATGGTTTTGGGCAGGCGGATCGCCTGAGAATTGCCGCTCATGAAAACTTTGGCTGTGGTCATGGATATCACCTCGCGGGTTTAGATGTTGGCCTTTGGAATACTGGATAAAGTATATACTATTTCGTATGCACTTTATCCAGTATTGAATTGGTCTGGCGGAAATCGATAGACCTCCTGCGAAAGTTGACCTGATCCCGGCTGACGCGATGCAAACGACCCTGAGTGTGCTGTTTCAGGAAGAAGCCCCCGTCATCGAGACTGGAGTCTGAGGTGTGGCTTCTGATAGGCAACACGCTACGCTGTTGCCCATGTCCCGTCACGAAAAGTCAGCACCTCACCCCGAACCCCTGCCGCTCGGACTCCTGATCGTCGACGGCCTGGAAGGTGACCTCGCCCGCGTCGAGCTGCCCGGTGGCGGTACCCAGGACATCTTGCTGAGTCATTTGCCTCACGGCCTCAAAGAAGGCGATGCCGTGCTCGTCACTGAAGCGGGCGCAGTGATTGACCATGCCGAGACCCAGCGCCGCCGCGAGGGTGCTCAGACCCAGCTCGATGCCCTGAATGCCCAAGCACCCAGCGGGGAGATCGATCTGTGACGCGTTGGGTCACCACAGGCCTGTTGCTGTTGACTTCCGTTGCGGCCGCCCAAGGTAATCTGACCATCCGCTTCCTCGACGTTGGGCAGGGTGACGCCGTGCTGATCACCTCCCCAGAAGGCAAGAGCATGGTCTACGACGGGGGCCGCAGCGAAACTCGGATGCGTGAGTTGATTCAGCAATACCAGATCAAGAACGTCTCGCTGGTCGCCGCCAGTCACGCCGACGCCGACCACATCACCGGCCTGGTGCCAGTGGTCGAGCAGTTCAAGCCCCAGCTCTTTCTCAACAACGGGCTAGCCGGCACAACCCAGATCTGGAGCAAGCTCACCACGGCCGTTCAGCAAGCAGGAACCAAAGGGCTGGTGGCCATCGACCAGATCATCAACCTGGGCAGCGTCAAGGTGACGGTCATCCCGCCGCCCGGCATGAAGGCTGGGGATCAGAACCTGCATTCCGTCGGGCTGCTGATTCAGTACGGCAACTTCAAAGTGTTGATGACTGGGGACAGCGAAACGGTTGGGCTTGCCCCAATTTCACGTAGTTGAGGTTAAGCGACTGTAGCTTGGCGTTCGAAGTCGGCGGGTGTCATCCCTCAACAAGAATACGGAGACGAACATGACCAAATACAGCACGAACAAACCGGAGAGCGACCTACAACCTGTCACGACCGGACAAGCGAATAACCAGAATCAGTCCCTGTTCGAGCCCCTGAATCTCCCGACCACCGGGCAGATCGGCAGCCTGGAGCTGCGTAACCGTCTGGTGATGGCTCCGATGACCAACTATTCCTCGAACGCCGACGGCAGCGTGACCGATACCGAACTCGCTTATTACGCCCGGCGCAGCGGCGGTGTGGGCATGGTGATCACCGCCTGCGCCAACGTGACCGCCAACGGGCAGGGCTTTCCCGGCGAGATCGGCGTGGACCGCGACGATCTTGTGCCCAGCTTGAACCGGCTGGCGCAGGCTATTCAGGGCGAAGGCGCGGCGGCCGTGCTCCAGATCTTTCACGGTGGCCGGCTGTGCCCGCCCAAACTGGTCAACGGCGACGTGGTGAGCGCCAGCGCCGTTCCCGCCGAGGCTGTAGGGTCAGCCATCCCCAGAGAATTGACCGACACCGAGGTGCAAGACATTGTGACGGCGTTCGGTGACGCCACCCGCCGCGCCATCGAGGCCGGATATGACGGTGTGGAGATCCACGGAGCCAACGGCTACCTGCTTCAGCAGTTCTTCTCGCCGCACAGCAATCGCCGTACGGACCGCTGGAGTGGAGACGTTCACGGCCGTATGGCGTTCCCGCTGGCAGTGGTCGAGGCTGTTCAGGCTGCCGTGCGCGAACACGCCACCCGGCCCTTCGTGGTGGGGTACCGCTTCTCCCCGGAAGAACCGGAAAACCCAGGAATCAGCATGCCCGACACCCTGGCGCTGGTAGACGCGCTGGTGGAAACGGGTCTGGACTATCTGCACGTCTCGCTGATGGATTACCGTAGCCTGCCGCATACCGGTGACGTGACCCGGCCCCGTCTGGACACGCTGGTGGCCCAGCTGAACGGTCGCGTACCCCTGATTGGCGTGGGGTCGGTCTGGAGCGCCGACGACGCGCTGGCAGTGCTGGCCGCAGGCGCGGCGCTGGTGGCGCTTGGCCGCTCGCTGGTGGTTGAACCCGATTGGGCGCAGAAGGTCGAAGCGGGACAGGAAGCCCAGCTGCGCACCGAGCTGACCCCAGACGAGCAGGCCCTCTTGGTGGTGCCGGATCCACTGTGGACGCGCATCCTGAACGCGCCGGGCTGGTTCCCAGTGGCCCAGCCTGTCTGATCGGTGTGCAGATCGGTGCTGAGCGAGGGCATCCAGAGAGCAGGTGACCCGAATACTCAAGCCACCGGTTGTGTGCTGTCACGGGAGGCCGAGGGCAGGGGTAGTCTACCAACCAAACGGTTCACCTGACAGAACCGGTGCAACGTCTGGGGACAAAGGGCTTGATAGGGTGGGGTGATGCCCTTCCAGCCGCTCGACCGGGACCAGCCGGACGTGATCATGATGTGCCGAAGCTGTCAGGCAGAGTGTCTCATCTATGAACAGCAGATCAGACTTTCCATGCCCTGTCCGGTCTGCCATAGCGTGGTTCACCCCCGCTACCAGGGCAGAACGAAGGGCGAGGGGCATGGCTGTCAATTGTCGTTCGGTACCTTTGAGCGACTGCTGGACACCCCGAACACTTCAGCAGATTTCATCCGGTTGGTCGAACACCTCCTTGACCTCCGGCACGAAGGTGACCTCCGCTTCGTGGACATCTCCAGCCACGAGTTGGGAATAGAGGAAGCGCACTACCGCATCCAAAGCCAAGAGGTGTCGCAGGGCGCGATGTACAACCGGGCCATGAACATTGTTCGCTGACACTGCTGCGGCCGACGATCAGCTCCGCGTCTGCATGAACGGCGGCGGCCGGCGGCCAGCAAACGCTGCATCTGTCATCCCTCCAAAGCACCTTCAGCGGCGCTGAGATTTATTTCAAGAAGACCGATTCGAGACCGCTTTCCTGTTGCTGGGAGCCTGCAGCGTCAGGGAACGTCCATTCTGTTGTTCGCATTCCAGCGCCAGATGCGGGTAACGCTGAGCGATGGCCTGATAGACCCGCTCCTTGAGTCGCTGCCGGGCTTCCCGGGTCTCCGGGAGTTGCACAAGACGCGCGTGCAGATCCTGATACTCAGGCGTCTGCTGGCTGGAAAAAAG from Deinococcus psychrotolerans encodes:
- a CDS encoding antitoxin, producing MTTAKVFMSGNSQAIRLPKTMRLDANEVEVVRHGDTLIVRPLRPQTTLASAFDALARIGDDFLPEGRQQGESQERETF
- a CDS encoding DUF3006 domain-containing protein codes for the protein MSRHEKSAPHPEPLPLGLLIVDGLEGDLARVELPGGGTQDILLSHLPHGLKEGDAVLVTEAGAVIDHAETQRRREGAQTQLDALNAQAPSGEIDL
- a CDS encoding IS4 family transposase is translated as MDTNWLDARQWAEEQWSSLDLGDRRRTKRAVSLGAALARFPEGSLPQQCGCWSDVKAAYRLLDEERLSHELLSAVHWQHTRRAAQSALPVLFIQDTTELDFSPHVATTGLGHIGDTRGRGFLMHSALAVTPTSSGASVLGLAWQHVWTRTERHKGHETRTERAGRHTEYDVWADTVQAIGGVPPGCTWISVGDRGSDVFSYLRIARSLQWQVVMRVAQNRCVETNEGSQRLMEWMRAKPPVTTTLLKYRDPKTHVVTPVQLGIAFDTCQLCAPRNGPERGFPAQRVWCVRAFDLATSGDAVEWLLVSTLPCLTVEAALERLSWYSLRWNIEEYHKCLKSGCRMEARQLRSGKRLHRLLGFLAIVAVRLLWLRNASREDGDQLARQLIPEPLCRVVAYRLHQPATSLTLRVFWRAVANLGGFLARKSDGEPGWQTLWRGWMRLLDLTWCPPAPSP
- a CDS encoding NADH-dependent flavin oxidoreductase: MTKYSTNKPESDLQPVTTGQANNQNQSLFEPLNLPTTGQIGSLELRNRLVMAPMTNYSSNADGSVTDTELAYYARRSGGVGMVITACANVTANGQGFPGEIGVDRDDLVPSLNRLAQAIQGEGAAAVLQIFHGGRLCPPKLVNGDVVSASAVPAEAVGSAIPRELTDTEVQDIVTAFGDATRRAIEAGYDGVEIHGANGYLLQQFFSPHSNRRTDRWSGDVHGRMAFPLAVVEAVQAAVREHATRPFVVGYRFSPEEPENPGISMPDTLALVDALVETGLDYLHVSLMDYRSLPHTGDVTRPRLDTLVAQLNGRVPLIGVGSVWSADDALAVLAAGAALVALGRSLVVEPDWAQKVEAGQEAQLRTELTPDEQALLVVPDPLWTRILNAPGWFPVAQPV
- the vapC gene encoding type II toxin-antitoxin system tRNA(fMet)-specific endonuclease VapC; protein product: MSFSAVPLQYLLDTNICIFIIKNKPQTVRARFETLRPGEVGISAVTEAELLHGAYKSERVEHNLAAYYDFSAQMAVIAFDPQVTDAYGRIRAELERAGKPIGPLDFQIAATAVACGLTLVTNNVSEFERVPGLSVEDWTRANPS
- a CDS encoding MBL fold metallo-hydrolase, yielding MTRWVTTGLLLLTSVAAAQGNLTIRFLDVGQGDAVLITSPEGKSMVYDGGRSETRMRELIQQYQIKNVSLVAASHADADHITGLVPVVEQFKPQLFLNNGLAGTTQIWSKLTTAVQQAGTKGLVAIDQIINLGSVKVTVIPPPGMKAGDQNLHSVGLLIQYGNFKVLMTGDSETVGLAPISRS